A window from Carassius carassius chromosome 40, fCarCar2.1, whole genome shotgun sequence encodes these proteins:
- the LOC132122217 gene encoding homeobox protein Mohawk-like isoform X2 — protein MNTIVFNKLSSQVLFEEKANEVERSSRNYLEVIDGQHPDLLASSPVIKDSSAIRHRRPGSRQNPGKVRHKRQALQDMARPLKQWLYKHRDNPYPTKTEKILLALGSQMTLVQVSNWFANARRRLKNTVRQPDLSWALRIKLYNKYVQGNAERLSVSSDDSCSDDGDPAARAQVGEFSKPMYQSVIKKEGGAVGAGLRAAADASLADDYVSPPKYKSSLLHRYLNDSLRHVMVANGVMDARRRNHSGSFSSNEYDEDLLSPSSSETEANFIYRTETLEHGSNKSDSMQKEKGQRKDETYWREINAAMALTNLAQPKDMATAATTSCIIQKSSHIAEIKTVKVPILHKY, from the exons ATGAACACAATTGTGTTTAATAAGTTAAGCAGCCAGGTTTTATTCGAGGAGAAGGCGAATGAGGTGGAAAGAAGCAGTCGAAATTATTTAGAGGTGATAGATGGACAGCATCCGGACCTTCTCGCCAGCAGCCCAGTCATCAAAGACAGCTCAGCCATCCGGCACAGGAGACCCGG GTCTCGTCAGAACCCAGGAAAGGTACGGCATAAACGGCAAGCTCTGCAAGACATGGCCAGGCCTTTGAAACAGTGGCTCTACAAACACCGGGACAATCCGTACCCCACTAAAACAGAGAAAATCCTTCTTGCGCTTGGCTCACAAATGACACTTGTGCAG GTGTCTAACTGGTTTGCCAATGCTCGACGGCGGCTGAAGAACACAGTTCGGCAGCCTGATTTGAGTTGGGCCCTTAGGATCAAACTCTACAACAAATATGTCCAGGGCAATGCAGAAAGACTTAGCGTCAGCAGCGATGACTCCTGCTCTGATG ATGGCGACCCAGCAGCACGGGCCCAGGTCGGGGAGTTCAGCAAGCCAATGTACCAGAGCGTCATCAAGAAGGAAGGTGGCGCTGTGGGTGCGGGTCTTCGAGCCGCTGCAGACGCCTCATTGGCTGATGACTACGTGTCGCCACCTAAATACAAGAGCAGTCTGTTGCACCGTTACCTTAACGATTCGCTCCGCCACGTAATGGTGGCAAACGGTGTAATGGACGCAAGGAGGAGGAACCACTCAGGCTCTTTCAGCTCTAATGAGTATGATGAAGACCTGCTGTCACCGTCTTCTTCTGAAACAGAAGCCAACTTTATCTACAGAACTG AGACTTTGGAGCACGGATCAAATAAATCTGACAG CATGCAGAAGGAGAAGGGACAGAGGAAAGACGAGACATACTGGAGGGAGATCAACGCAGCCATGGCCCTCACTAACCTGGCTCAACCCAAGGACATGGCCACCGCTGCCACCACCAGCTGCATCATCCAGAAATCCTCACACATAGCTGAAATCAAGACTGTTAAAGTGCCTATCCTGCACAAATACTAA
- the LOC132122217 gene encoding homeobox protein Mohawk-like isoform X1, giving the protein MNTIVFNKLSSQVLFEEKANEVERSSRNYLEVIDGQHPDLLASSPVIKDSSAIRHRRPGSRQNPGKVRHKRQALQDMARPLKQWLYKHRDNPYPTKTEKILLALGSQMTLVQVSNWFANARRRLKNTVRQPDLSWALRIKLYNKYVQGNAERLSVSSDDSCSDDGDPAARAQVGEFSKPMYQSVIKKEGGAVGAGLRAAADASLADDYVSPPKYKSSLLHRYLNDSLRHVMVANGVMDARRRNHSGSFSSNEYDEDLLSPSSSETEANFIYRTETLEHGSNKSDRSMQKEKGQRKDETYWREINAAMALTNLAQPKDMATAATTSCIIQKSSHIAEIKTVKVPILHKY; this is encoded by the exons ATGAACACAATTGTGTTTAATAAGTTAAGCAGCCAGGTTTTATTCGAGGAGAAGGCGAATGAGGTGGAAAGAAGCAGTCGAAATTATTTAGAGGTGATAGATGGACAGCATCCGGACCTTCTCGCCAGCAGCCCAGTCATCAAAGACAGCTCAGCCATCCGGCACAGGAGACCCGG GTCTCGTCAGAACCCAGGAAAGGTACGGCATAAACGGCAAGCTCTGCAAGACATGGCCAGGCCTTTGAAACAGTGGCTCTACAAACACCGGGACAATCCGTACCCCACTAAAACAGAGAAAATCCTTCTTGCGCTTGGCTCACAAATGACACTTGTGCAG GTGTCTAACTGGTTTGCCAATGCTCGACGGCGGCTGAAGAACACAGTTCGGCAGCCTGATTTGAGTTGGGCCCTTAGGATCAAACTCTACAACAAATATGTCCAGGGCAATGCAGAAAGACTTAGCGTCAGCAGCGATGACTCCTGCTCTGATG ATGGCGACCCAGCAGCACGGGCCCAGGTCGGGGAGTTCAGCAAGCCAATGTACCAGAGCGTCATCAAGAAGGAAGGTGGCGCTGTGGGTGCGGGTCTTCGAGCCGCTGCAGACGCCTCATTGGCTGATGACTACGTGTCGCCACCTAAATACAAGAGCAGTCTGTTGCACCGTTACCTTAACGATTCGCTCCGCCACGTAATGGTGGCAAACGGTGTAATGGACGCAAGGAGGAGGAACCACTCAGGCTCTTTCAGCTCTAATGAGTATGATGAAGACCTGCTGTCACCGTCTTCTTCTGAAACAGAAGCCAACTTTATCTACAGAACTG AGACTTTGGAGCACGGATCAAATAAATCTGACAG AAGCATGCAGAAGGAGAAGGGACAGAGGAAAGACGAGACATACTGGAGGGAGATCAACGCAGCCATGGCCCTCACTAACCTGGCTCAACCCAAGGACATGGCCACCGCTGCCACCACCAGCTGCATCATCCAGAAATCCTCACACATAGCTGAAATCAAGACTGTTAAAGTGCCTATCCTGCACAAATACTAA